The sequence TATTTCAATAACATACTTTTTATTCTAAAAAAACTCCCTATAAATTAGCTACTAGTTTTGTATTCTAGTCTCTATTTTATAGGGAGTTTCTATGATAAGCAATCAATACTTTTCAGTTATTTTATTTAGTTGAACCTTTTTGATCCATACCATATGGTAAGATAACTGTCTTATCTTCGATTTCTTCTTTGTTCATCAATTTTGTCAATAAACGCATTGCTACAGCACCAATATCATATAAAGGTTGTGTCACGCTTGAAAGTCTCGGACGTGAAACTTCTGTTAGCAGTGAGTTATTACTTGTAATGATTTCAAATTCTTCAGGTACTTTTACACCAGCATCAATCATGCCATCCAATAAACCAATTGCTAGTTCATCATCTGTCACATAAGCTGCTGTGGCACCACTATTGCGAATACGTTCAGCTAACGAAATACCAGCTTTAAACTTATACTCAGATTCAAAGATCAAACCTTCATTATAAGATAAGCCATTATCAGCTAAAGCTTCTTTATACCCTTTGATGCGATTTTGACCATTAATAGGATCGATCAATGCACCACTGACAAAAGCAATTTTTTTATTGCCATTTTTAGCTAATAGATTTGTTGCATCTTTTGTTGCTTCTTTATAGTCAATGTTTACACTACCTACTTGTTCATCTGGATCAATTGAACCAGCTAAAACAACAGGTGTTTTAGAACGAGAAAACTCGCCACGAATCTCATCTGTAATATGGTGACCCATAAAGATGATTCCATCAACTTGTTTTGCCAAAAGATTGTTTAATACATTGACCTCTTTTTGATCGTTGCTGTCAGAATTGGCTAAAATAATATTGTATTTGTACATTGTTGCAACATCATCGATACCTCGAGCTAAAGAAGCAAAAAAGATATTACTAACATCTGGGATAATAACCCCTACAGTCGTTGTTTTTTTACTTGCTAAGCCACGGGCTACAGCATTTGGACGATAATCTAAGCGGTCAATTACTTCTAACACTTTTTTCCGTGTAGCAGGCTTCACATTGGGATTGCCATTAACTACACGAGATACAGTTGCCATGGATACATTTGCTTCACGAGCAACATCATAAATAGTAATTGTTTGTTTTTCCATGCTAATTCTCCTAAATATTTATAGTTGTTTTCATTTTCTGAAAACGCTGTTTACATTTCTCACTAAGAATAGCAGAGTTTTTTTATTATTGCAACCGTTTTATCCTATTTTCATGAAAATTTACTCCATATTTCAAAAAGCGCTTTATGGTATTTCGTGGTATGATAAAGATAAGTTTTACAGTAACCAGCTCTAAAAGAAAGAAGGATATTTATGAATCAAGAAAAAATGAATGAACTAAAAAAATGGATGGCCAGCGAAAATATCGATCTTACCTATATTAGTGACCCGGGGCATATTGCCTATTTTTCGGGTTACAAAAGTGATCCTCACGAACGGGTTTTAGCTTTATTTATCTCATTAAATCATGACCCTTTTTTATTTACTCCGGCTTTAGAAGTTGAAGATGCTGAAAAAAGTTCATGGACGTATCCTGTCTATGGTTATCTTGATAGCGAAAACCCTTGGGAGAAAATCGCCCAACTTATCAAAAAAAATGGAGTTCCAACTAAAATAGCTACTGAAAAAGACGCTTTAACAGTTAGTCGTTTTGATATTTTAACTAATTATTTTCCAAATAGCGATTTTTCAGCCAGTGTCACACCTGTCATTGAAAAATTGCAATTGCTAAAAACCTCTTCTGAAGTAACTAAACTGATGGAAGCTGGCGATTGGGCGGATGTCGCGTTAGAGATTGGCTTCAAGGCGATTAAAGAAGGCGCCAAAGAACAAGAAATACTGGCAGAAATCGAGTATCAACTAAAACGTCA is a genomic window of Enterococcus haemoperoxidus ATCC BAA-382 containing:
- a CDS encoding aminopeptidase P family protein, coding for MNQEKMNELKKWMASENIDLTYISDPGHIAYFSGYKSDPHERVLALFISLNHDPFLFTPALEVEDAEKSSWTYPVYGYLDSENPWEKIAQLIKKNGVPTKIATEKDALTVSRFDILTNYFPNSDFSASVTPVIEKLQLLKTSSEVTKLMEAGDWADVALEIGFKAIKEGAKEQEILAEIEYQLKRQGIRSMSFDTLVLTGKNAASPHGNPGNTAVAKQDLVLFDLGVVYNGYCSDVTRTVAYKEPTDFQKEIYSIVLEAQLKAMDAVKPGVTAGELDEVARGVISGYGYGDYFNHRLGHGIGTTVHEYPSLVTGNDLVIEEGMCFSIEPGIYIPEKVGVRIEDCLHVTKNGCEAFTKTPKELMIID
- the ccpA gene encoding catabolite control protein A, with amino-acid sequence MEKQTITIYDVAREANVSMATVSRVVNGNPNVKPATRKKVLEVIDRLDYRPNAVARGLASKKTTTVGVIIPDVSNIFFASLARGIDDVATMYKYNIILANSDSNDQKEVNVLNNLLAKQVDGIIFMGHHITDEIRGEFSRSKTPVVLAGSIDPDEQVGSVNIDYKEATKDATNLLAKNGNKKIAFVSGALIDPINGQNRIKGYKEALADNGLSYNEGLIFESEYKFKAGISLAERIRNSGATAAYVTDDELAIGLLDGMIDAGVKVPEEFEIITSNNSLLTEVSRPRLSSVTQPLYDIGAVAMRLLTKLMNKEEIEDKTVILPYGMDQKGSTK